A section of the Oryzias melastigma strain HK-1 linkage group LG14, ASM292280v2, whole genome shotgun sequence genome encodes:
- the zfpl1 gene encoding zinc finger protein-like 1 codes for MGLCKCPKRKVTNLFCFEHRVNVCEHCLVSNHNKCIVQSYLQWLQDSDYNPSCALCNNPLAEQETVRLVCYDVFHWACFNSLASRLPLHTAPAGYQCPTCQGPVFPPTNMASPVADVLKDKLSSVNWARAGLGLPLIEDPIGNTEDSSHDVTDYTDWSTFDAQEQSNAYASYSTPLIPPPASAPAQDDLASLQKNGDPSAQGHAVVNFSTANTCDSVTINTASSPRKIYDTRDVAHSSVTQIDFDDDKYRRRPALSWFARILKNRSGGKRTSLSWKQRVFMLLLVGVLGFFTLIIIMAKLGRASASSDPNLDPLLNPNIRVGKN; via the exons ATGGGTCTGTGCAAGTGTCCAAAGAGGAAAGTGACCAATCTCTTCTGCTTTGAACatcgtgtgaatgtgtgcgaaCATTGTCTTGTTTCTAACCACAACAAG TGCATCGTGCAGTCTTACCTGCAGTGGCTCCAGGACAGCGACTACAACCCCAGCTGTGCTCTGTGCAATAATCCATTAGCTGAACAGGAGACCGTCAGACTGGTGTGTTATG ATGTCTTTCATTGGGCGTGTTTTAATAGTCTGGCGTCGCGGCTGCCCCTCCACACCGCTCCAGCAGGATACCAGTGCCCCACCTGTCAGGGTCCAGTGTTCCCCCCCACTAACATGGCCAGCCCTGTAGCTGATGTTCTGAAAGACAAGCTGTCATCTGTCAACTGGGCCCGAGCTGGGTTAGGGCTGCCACTG attGAAGACCCCATTGGAAACACTGAAGATTCATCTCACGACGTCACTGATTACACAGACTGGTCCACGTTTGATG CTCAAGAGCAGAGTAACGCGTACGCCTCTTACAGCACCCCCCTCATTCCACCGCCCGCCTCTGCTCCAGCGCAGGACGACCTCGCCAGTCTTCAGAAGAACGGAGATCCCAGCGCGCAGGGACACGCGGTGGTCAACTTTTCCACTGCCAACACCTGTGACTCAGTTACTATAAACACAG cATCTTCACCAAGAAAAATCTACGACACGCGGGACGTAGCTCACAGCTCTGTCACGCAGATCGACTTCGACGATGACAAGTACAGGAGGAGACCGGCGCTGAGCTGGTTCGCACGCATTTTAAA GAACCGCTCTGGTGGAAAGCGGACGTCTCTGTCCTGGAAGCAGCGGGTCTTCATGCTCCTGCTGGTCGGCGTTTTGGGATTCTTTACGTTGATAATCATCATGGCTAAACTGGGACGTGCCTCGGCCAGCTCGGACCCAAACCTGGACCCCCTCCTTAACCCCAACATCCGCGTGGGGAAAAATTGA